A stretch of Rubinisphaera margarita DNA encodes these proteins:
- the pckA gene encoding phosphoenolpyruvate carboxykinase (ATP) yields the protein MAAFDLKMHGIHVEDVMRNPSPSTLYEEAIRFDRGTTLSDTGCLIAYSGDKTGRSPKDKRVVKNEGSENDVWWGPVNFPLDKLTFNINRERAVDYLNTRDRLYCIDAFAGWDPKYQLKVRVICSRPYHALFMTNMLIRPTEKQLESFGEPDYTILNAGQFPANRHTTGMTSKTSVDLNIESGEIVILGTEYAGEMKKGVFTVINYWGPKNDILSMHCSATADRETGRSSVLFGLSGTGKTTLSADPNRYLIGDDEHCWTDDGVFNVEGGCYAKAIYLSRDSEPEIFNALKYGAVLENVVYDKESHHVDFDNTTITQNTRGAYPIEHMTNASIPCVAGPPSDVIFLTCDAFGVLPPVSKLTPEQAMYHFISGYTAKVAGTEMGVDEPEATFSPCFGGPFLVWHPAKYADLLAEKIRKHDANVWLVNTGWTGGPYGVGSRIALKQTRALIDAIHSGRLTDAPTEADPLFGFEVITACEGVPSEILVPRKAWKTEAAYLESAGKLAERFRKNFEKYAEGVSEAVLAAGPRSEAVA from the coding sequence ATGGCCGCTTTTGATTTGAAGATGCACGGGATTCATGTCGAGGACGTGATGCGGAATCCGTCGCCTTCAACGCTTTACGAGGAAGCGATCCGTTTCGATCGCGGCACGACACTCTCCGATACGGGATGTCTGATTGCCTATTCCGGAGACAAGACGGGCCGCTCGCCCAAAGACAAACGAGTCGTCAAGAACGAAGGCTCGGAGAACGATGTCTGGTGGGGACCGGTCAATTTCCCGCTCGACAAACTGACGTTCAACATCAATCGCGAACGAGCCGTCGATTATCTCAATACGCGAGATCGGCTTTACTGCATCGATGCGTTTGCCGGCTGGGATCCGAAGTATCAACTCAAGGTCCGCGTGATCTGCTCCCGACCCTACCACGCTCTGTTCATGACCAACATGCTGATCCGTCCGACGGAGAAGCAGCTCGAGTCATTCGGCGAACCGGACTACACCATCCTCAACGCGGGGCAGTTTCCGGCGAACCGTCACACGACCGGGATGACCTCGAAAACGAGCGTCGATCTGAACATCGAGAGCGGAGAGATCGTGATTCTCGGCACTGAATACGCCGGCGAAATGAAGAAAGGCGTCTTCACCGTCATTAATTACTGGGGACCAAAGAACGACATCCTCTCGATGCACTGTTCCGCCACCGCGGACAGGGAAACCGGACGTTCGTCGGTCCTCTTTGGCCTGTCCGGCACCGGGAAGACGACGCTTTCGGCAGACCCGAATCGGTATCTCATCGGCGATGACGAACACTGCTGGACTGATGATGGTGTCTTCAACGTGGAGGGGGGCTGCTACGCGAAAGCCATCTACCTGTCCCGAGACAGCGAGCCGGAAATCTTCAATGCGTTGAAGTACGGAGCCGTGCTGGAGAATGTCGTTTACGACAAGGAAAGCCACCACGTTGATTTCGACAACACGACCATCACCCAGAATACACGAGGCGCCTATCCGATCGAGCACATGACCAATGCCTCGATTCCGTGTGTGGCCGGTCCTCCCTCGGATGTCATCTTCCTGACCTGCGACGCCTTTGGCGTGTTACCCCCGGTCAGTAAGCTCACTCCGGAGCAGGCGATGTACCACTTCATCAGTGGATACACCGCCAAGGTGGCCGGAACCGAGATGGGCGTCGACGAACCGGAAGCGACGTTCTCGCCCTGCTTCGGCGGGCCGTTCCTGGTCTGGCATCCAGCCAAATATGCCGATCTGCTGGCCGAAAAAATTCGTAAACATGATGCCAATGTCTGGCTGGTGAATACCGGCTGGACCGGCGGCCCGTACGGCGTTGGCTCCCGTATTGCTTTGAAGCAGACGCGGGCTCTCATCGATGCCATTCATTCCGGGCGACTCACCGATGCGCCCACCGAAGCCGATCCGCTCTTTGGATTCGAAGTGATCACCGCCTGCGAGGGCGTCCCTTCTGAGATTCTCGTCCCTCGTAAAGCCTGGAAGACAGAAGCCGCTTATCTGGAATCAGCCGGCAAGCTGGCCGAGCGATTCCGTAAGAACTTCGAAAAGTACGCGGAGGGGGTCAGCGAAGCGGTTCTGGCAGCGGGGCCTCGCTCCGAAGCCGTGGCCTGA
- a CDS encoding dicarboxylate/amino acid:cation symporter codes for MNPLKAPLHVQILVALIVGAIVGVLVNPGDVEFPEQTQVEIEQFEGHIHVTELARSETGEERAVFPTLHLSSDQFVRRYPFIEVPEGGNLEGIDQSIAVTDQKFRVFEDSTGISVSYTRNYNGNPLLTNDHFETRAELAHKYPLFLGTYDDYSKSVSRTVTIVAKWVGDLFLSLLKMVTIPLIVSSLITGVTGLGGTGKLGSMFSKTLGYYVVTSFLAITTGIIMVNIIRPGVGAVIPGAGETVHLGTDQSLPGIFAGLVSQMIPSNPVAALANGEFLSIITFSILFAIFILRAGDAARETLTNFFAAFFEAIMGLTMFVIHLAPIGVLAFMTYATASQGLDIFMTLAWYMLTVFLALLIHATVTMPILLKFVAGRSPWEYFRALSPALMTAFSTASSNGTLPLTMTCVEKNAGVSNRTSSFVLPLGATINMDGTALYEAVAVLFIAQATAGFELSLSTQIIVAVTALLASVGAAGIPHAGLVMMAIVLQAVGLPLDAQGVIIAVDRVLDMCRTTVNVWSDSCGCAVIEKLTTEEAVPATETA; via the coding sequence ATGAATCCGCTCAAGGCTCCGCTTCACGTTCAAATTCTCGTGGCTCTCATTGTGGGAGCGATTGTCGGAGTGCTTGTGAATCCCGGGGATGTCGAGTTCCCGGAACAGACACAGGTCGAGATTGAGCAGTTTGAAGGTCACATTCATGTGACGGAACTCGCCCGATCAGAGACCGGAGAAGAACGGGCCGTCTTTCCGACCCTGCATCTGAGTTCCGATCAGTTTGTGCGGCGTTATCCGTTCATCGAAGTTCCAGAAGGTGGCAACCTCGAAGGCATCGATCAGTCCATCGCGGTCACCGATCAGAAGTTTCGTGTCTTCGAAGATTCGACCGGCATCTCGGTCAGCTATACACGGAACTACAACGGCAACCCGCTGCTGACGAACGATCATTTCGAAACCCGGGCCGAACTGGCTCACAAGTATCCGCTGTTTCTCGGCACCTACGACGATTACAGCAAGTCGGTCTCCCGAACTGTAACCATCGTCGCCAAGTGGGTCGGCGATCTGTTTCTGAGCCTGCTCAAAATGGTGACGATTCCACTGATTGTTTCATCGCTGATCACCGGCGTTACGGGACTGGGCGGCACCGGCAAACTGGGGTCGATGTTCAGCAAGACGCTCGGCTACTACGTCGTGACCAGCTTTTTGGCGATCACGACCGGCATTATCATGGTCAACATCATTCGTCCCGGCGTGGGAGCGGTGATCCCCGGGGCAGGGGAGACCGTCCACCTCGGTACGGATCAATCGCTTCCCGGCATCTTCGCCGGGCTGGTGAGCCAAATGATTCCGTCTAACCCGGTCGCCGCCCTCGCCAATGGCGAATTCCTGTCGATCATCACCTTCAGCATTCTGTTCGCGATCTTCATTCTCCGAGCCGGCGACGCGGCTCGTGAAACGCTGACGAACTTCTTCGCCGCGTTCTTCGAAGCCATCATGGGACTGACCATGTTCGTCATCCATCTGGCTCCCATCGGCGTGCTGGCGTTCATGACCTACGCCACTGCTTCCCAGGGACTCGACATCTTCATGACCCTGGCGTGGTACATGCTGACGGTTTTCCTGGCGCTCCTCATTCACGCGACGGTCACGATGCCGATCCTGCTCAAGTTCGTTGCCGGTCGGTCTCCGTGGGAATACTTCCGAGCCCTGAGCCCCGCGTTGATGACGGCCTTTTCCACCGCATCCTCCAACGGCACCCTTCCGCTGACAATGACTTGCGTCGAGAAGAACGCCGGCGTTTCCAACCGGACCAGTTCCTTCGTGCTGCCTCTGGGAGCGACGATCAACATGGATGGCACGGCCCTGTACGAAGCCGTCGCCGTGCTGTTCATCGCTCAGGCGACAGCCGGCTTTGAACTGTCGCTTTCCACACAGATCATCGTCGCCGTGACCGCGCTGCTGGCGAGCGTCGGGGCAGCCGGGATTCCCCACGCCGGTCTGGTGATGATGGCGATTGTCCTGCAGGCCGTCGGACTACCGCTCGATGCCCAGGGGGTGATCATAGCCGTCGACCGCGTGCTCGACATGTGCCGCACGACCGTTAATGTCTGGAGTGACTCCTGCGGTTGCGCGGTCATCGAAAAGCTCACCACAGAAGAAGCAGTCCCAGCCACCGAAACGGCGTGA